The following are encoded in a window of Pseudomonas sp. JQ170C genomic DNA:
- the fahA gene encoding fumarylacetoacetase gives MNQSAIARSWVEHANGHRDFPLQNLPLGIFTHKGQAKRCGVAIGDAILDLEGALAAGVFEGQARAAVEATRGGSLNAFFALGRDARVALRERLLELLGEHSEHQAALKPLLLASADCQLHLPAQIGDYTDFYVGIEHAKNVGKLFRPDNPLLPNYKYVPIGYHGRASTIRPSGTDVRRPKGQTLPAGQAEPSFGPCARLDYELELGIWIGQGNEMGESIPVSEAAEHIAGFCLLNDWSARDIQAWEYQPLGPFLSKSFISTVSPWVVTAEALEPFRCAQPARPEGDPQPLSYLLDKRDQAGGAFDIELEVLLLTERMREQNLPAHRLTLSNTLSMYWTVAQMVAHHSVNGCQLQPGDLFGSGTLSGAQPGQFGSLLEITQGGKEPVQLASGEVRKFLEDGDEIILRARCVRDGVASIGFGECRGKILPAH, from the coding sequence ATGAATCAGTCCGCCATTGCCCGCAGTTGGGTCGAACACGCCAACGGGCATCGCGATTTTCCGCTGCAGAACCTGCCGCTGGGGATCTTCACCCACAAGGGCCAGGCCAAACGCTGCGGCGTGGCCATTGGCGACGCCATTCTGGACCTGGAAGGCGCCCTGGCTGCCGGCGTGTTCGAGGGTCAGGCCCGCGCTGCGGTAGAGGCTACCCGTGGCGGTTCGCTGAACGCCTTCTTCGCCCTGGGCCGTGATGCCCGTGTGGCCCTGCGCGAGCGTCTGCTGGAACTGCTGGGCGAGCACAGCGAACATCAGGCTGCGCTCAAGCCACTGCTGCTGGCCAGCGCTGACTGCCAACTGCACCTGCCGGCGCAGATCGGCGACTACACCGACTTTTATGTGGGAATCGAGCACGCCAAGAACGTTGGCAAGCTGTTCCGTCCCGACAATCCGCTGCTGCCCAACTACAAGTATGTGCCGATCGGTTACCACGGCCGTGCCTCGACCATTCGCCCGTCGGGCACCGACGTGCGCCGTCCCAAGGGCCAGACCCTGCCGGCCGGGCAGGCCGAGCCGAGCTTCGGCCCGTGCGCGCGCCTGGACTATGAGCTGGAGTTGGGGATCTGGATTGGCCAGGGCAACGAGATGGGCGAGTCGATCCCTGTGTCGGAGGCTGCCGAGCATATCGCCGGTTTCTGCCTGCTCAACGACTGGTCGGCCCGTGACATCCAGGCCTGGGAATACCAGCCGCTGGGTCCGTTCCTGTCCAAGAGCTTCATCTCGACCGTTTCCCCCTGGGTGGTGACCGCCGAGGCGCTGGAGCCGTTCCGTTGTGCGCAGCCTGCGCGTCCGGAAGGTGATCCGCAGCCGTTGTCGTACCTGCTGGACAAGCGTGACCAGGCTGGCGGCGCCTTCGATATCGAACTGGAAGTGCTGCTGCTGACCGAACGCATGCGCGAGCAAAACCTGCCCGCCCATCGTCTGACCTTGAGCAATACTCTAAGCATGTACTGGACTGTGGCGCAGATGGTTGCCCACCACAGTGTCAACGGTTGCCAGCTGCAGCCAGGCGACCTGTTCGGCTCGGGTACGCTTTCGGGTGCCCAGCCTGGCCAGTTCGGCAGCCTGCTGGAGATCACTCAGGGCGGCAAGGAGCCTGTGCAATTGGCGTCTGGCGAGGTGCGCAAGTTCCTCGAAGACGGCGACGAAATCATTCTGCGTGCCCGTTGCGTGCGCGACGGCGTGGCGTCGATCGGTTTCGGCGAATGCCGCGGCAAGATCCTTCCGGCACATTGA